One region of Rhodocaloribacter litoris genomic DNA includes:
- a CDS encoding serpin family protein gives MRIRLFPCLALLVALGGCSFLASEDAPPFERAELRPLTSTEQAVIEADNGFGLRLFRTLHEAEPGQNLFISPLSVSMALGMTLNGAAGETRAAMEATLGKTGLSEEAINAAYRDLIDLLTRLDPEVRLDIANSIWYRQGFNVLPGFLDLNRTYFDAEVRGLDFRDPATVRVINNWVKEKTQGKIDRIIEQVAPDHMMYLINAIYFKGAWQYAFDRNATRDAPFHNLDGTSTTVPMMTLEGTLPVYGAEGFSAVDLPYGDSLFSMTIVLPAVGAERDVNALAASLDGATWEAWIRQLAPQKVKLLLPRFKLTYDASLKQALAKMGMEVAFTDDADFSRMTPERVRISDVLHKTFVEVNEEGTEAAAVTGVIIEVTSMPRTTVIEVNRPFLFFIRERHSGTILFMGKVLSLAS, from the coding sequence ATGCGGATACGCCTTTTCCCCTGTCTTGCCTTGCTGGTGGCCCTCGGCGGCTGCTCCTTCCTCGCTTCCGAGGACGCACCGCCCTTCGAGCGGGCCGAACTGCGCCCGCTGACCTCCACCGAGCAGGCCGTCATCGAGGCCGACAACGGCTTCGGCCTCCGGCTCTTTCGCACCCTGCACGAAGCCGAACCCGGGCAAAACCTCTTCATCTCCCCGTTGAGTGTCTCCATGGCCCTCGGCATGACGCTCAACGGCGCCGCCGGCGAGACGCGCGCCGCCATGGAAGCCACGCTCGGCAAGACCGGCCTCTCCGAAGAAGCCATCAACGCCGCCTACCGAGACCTCATCGACCTGCTCACCCGGCTCGACCCGGAGGTCCGCCTCGACATCGCCAACTCGATCTGGTACCGGCAGGGCTTCAACGTGCTCCCCGGCTTCCTCGACCTGAACCGGACCTACTTCGACGCCGAGGTGCGGGGACTCGACTTCCGGGATCCGGCCACCGTCCGCGTCATCAACAACTGGGTCAAAGAGAAGACACAGGGCAAGATCGACCGGATCATCGAGCAGGTCGCCCCCGATCATATGATGTACCTGATCAACGCGATCTATTTCAAAGGAGCCTGGCAGTATGCCTTCGACCGCAACGCCACGCGGGATGCACCTTTCCATAACCTCGACGGAACGAGCACGACCGTCCCGATGATGACGCTCGAAGGGACCCTGCCCGTCTACGGGGCCGAAGGATTCTCGGCCGTTGACCTTCCTTATGGGGACAGCCTCTTCTCAATGACCATCGTGCTGCCGGCCGTGGGAGCGGAACGGGACGTGAACGCCCTGGCCGCCTCGCTCGACGGGGCAACGTGGGAGGCATGGATCCGGCAGCTCGCCCCGCAGAAGGTGAAGCTGCTCCTGCCGCGCTTCAAGCTCACATACGACGCCTCCCTCAAACAGGCGCTGGCGAAGATGGGAATGGAGGTGGCCTTCACCGACGATGCCGACTTCAGCCGGATGACGCCCGAACGGGTCCGGATCAGCGACGTGCTCCACAAAACGTTCGTGGAGGTGAACGAGGAAGGCACCGAAGCCGCAGCGGTTACGGGGGTCATCATCGAAGTGACATCCATGCCACGCACGACGGTGATCGAGGTGAACCGGCCGTTCCTCTTTTTCATCCGGGAACGACACTCGGGCACGATCCTGTTCATGGGGAAGGTGCTGTCGCTGGCCTCCTGA
- a CDS encoding nucleotidyltransferase family protein, which yields MSPFPQDALARFCRRHHIIRLSLFGSVLHGTAGPDSDLDLLVEFDPDHVPGFIGLSAIEQALSEAVGRRVDLRTPKDLSPWFREAVRAEASVLYDATG from the coding sequence ATGTCCCCGTTCCCGCAAGATGCCCTCGCCCGGTTTTGCCGCCGGCATCACATCATCCGGCTCTCGCTGTTCGGGTCGGTGCTTCACGGCACCGCCGGCCCCGACAGCGACCTGGACCTGCTCGTTGAATTCGATCCGGATCACGTGCCCGGCTTCATCGGACTCTCGGCGATCGAGCAGGCCCTGTCCGAGGCGGTCGGACGCCGGGTAGATCTGCGTACGCCGAAGGACCTGAGCCCCTGGTTCCGGGAGGCTGTTCGGGCGGAAGCCAGCGTGCTCTATGACGCCACAGGATGA
- a CDS encoding HepT-like ribonuclease domain-containing protein, with translation MRNRLVHGYFDVDLAIAWATVDQELPDLIRELEQLL, from the coding sequence ATGCGAAACCGCCTGGTACACGGCTACTTCGACGTCGATCTCGCCATCGCCTGGGCCACCGTGGATCAGGAATTGCCGGATTTGATCCGAGAACTGGAGCAGCTCCTCTGA
- a CDS encoding DUF6174 domain-containing protein, whose product MRIPAACIDGWPAILLLGTLFLTGGCAFLEARDETLPEGIPLRLEEARQRWERQRLSDYDVLLSRLCFCYPAGTFTVFVRADTVRAVVSEASGAVLDPEQRRIFPTIDGFFDLVAQAQAGADSLMVLYDPVWGVPTRIVIDWVEHVFDDEIRYEIHGLSVR is encoded by the coding sequence ATGCGAATCCCCGCGGCATGCATCGATGGTTGGCCGGCGATCCTGCTGCTGGGAACGCTGTTCCTGACCGGCGGCTGTGCTTTCCTCGAGGCCCGGGACGAAACCCTCCCGGAGGGGATCCCGCTCCGTCTCGAAGAGGCCCGGCAACGGTGGGAGCGGCAGCGCCTCAGCGATTACGATGTCCTTCTTTCGCGCCTCTGTTTCTGCTATCCGGCAGGGACGTTCACCGTCTTCGTGCGGGCCGACACCGTGCGGGCCGTCGTGTCCGAGGCTTCGGGTGCCGTGCTGGATCCGGAGCAGCGCCGGATCTTTCCCACGATCGACGGTTTCTTTGACCTGGTGGCGCAGGCGCAGGCCGGGGCCGACAGCCTGATGGTCCTCTATGATCCCGTGTGGGGCGTGCCCACCCGGATCGTGATCGACTGGGTGGAACATGTCTTCGACGATGAGATCCGGTACGAAATCCACGGCCTGTCGGTGCGCTGA
- a CDS encoding carboxypeptidase regulatory-like domain-containing protein: MVSCLACRRWVVVAVLLWGMQAAGTAYGQAERYALAMRGVPLEEALARFVAVTGVALAYDPALVGGRRVYCVVQDETAEGILRCLLDGTGLDFYRRSSGTYVLTRPVALPPQYAVLAGAVVDARTRAPLPYAHVVLADRGLGTTTNGAGQFAFPQLLPGRYAVAVSHLGYRVWQDTLVLDAGGSAYVRAALAAEPVPITPIVVDASDVEPGDGVRARVDRQEPPVGFATETGTTSFLPLQALAGVRLSDATADVHVQGGAAGDHLLRLDGVPVFMPRQTVGFIGPFSPLALARITVHRAGFGAEAGSQTAGVLEAEHLVESGDGFEAQVDPLSLNARLSLRTGPEEAPRVALMAAVRAGPWAAYQPAALRRTLRRWSTPDPFVLLAPLRRYQDIDPDFFRETLLLDPDPEPRLAFSDLHAALRWHPAPLRTLYASFYRGRKRLAGDLFPDAALRKSFALVNTQGLVTVEDTYDWAGGTGQVRYDAVLGGPTLWSVQARAGHYRFDHDYQFFEALALDIDEARVQLGGPATRRTRDGNRVTELGLAASLDHTRGAHHVQLGLEGTVTDSRFDLRLASVAEGTMSLQVRPVLEGNAPLDLDSTATFTMVHRQVRHAARATRVAAFARDRIRLGAAVSVEAGVRLTYRPGRQTVYAEPRLAATYTRAVGGLGPVTVRLAAGLYRQFVSQFDLSVLNAGALLSTARIWLPLDASVRPPKVYHLAPAVTLTPGRGWTVRLDGYLKHQPHGLTINYAADPAGLPADGKGPQNAFLTSFRARYYGGSVALERKGERLRVRAAYTRSVARWHSDDLFDGRRVSFPWNEPHRLDLGVDWLPAERFTLSLRAYGVRGQTWALRRAYYDYFGHSPRTRYHPPYDLGDPDAHRLPDRYGLDLGAAYTHPLGPARLQLRLDVLNLLNRANVADRRLVFDGDGLSTAPRLLPPRFVAFAARVSW; encoded by the coding sequence ATGGTGTCCTGCCTTGCTTGTCGTCGGTGGGTCGTCGTGGCCGTGCTCCTGTGGGGGATGCAGGCGGCCGGTACGGCCTACGGGCAGGCGGAACGTTACGCGCTGGCGATGCGGGGGGTGCCGCTGGAGGAGGCCCTGGCCCGCTTCGTGGCGGTCACGGGGGTGGCGCTGGCCTACGACCCCGCGCTTGTCGGGGGGCGGCGGGTCTATTGCGTCGTGCAGGACGAGACGGCGGAGGGCATCCTCCGTTGCCTGCTCGACGGCACCGGGCTGGACTTCTACCGTCGCTCTTCGGGCACCTATGTGCTGACCCGGCCCGTGGCGCTGCCGCCGCAGTATGCCGTGCTGGCCGGTGCCGTCGTCGATGCACGGACGCGGGCGCCGCTGCCCTATGCCCATGTGGTGCTGGCCGACCGGGGCCTCGGCACGACGACCAATGGAGCGGGGCAGTTCGCCTTTCCGCAGCTGTTGCCGGGGCGCTATGCCGTGGCGGTTTCCCACCTCGGCTACCGGGTGTGGCAGGATACGCTCGTGCTCGACGCCGGAGGCAGCGCCTACGTGCGGGCGGCCCTGGCGGCGGAGCCGGTGCCGATCACGCCCATCGTCGTCGATGCGTCGGACGTGGAGCCGGGGGACGGCGTCCGGGCGCGGGTGGACCGGCAGGAGCCGCCCGTCGGGTTTGCCACGGAGACGGGGACGACCTCGTTCCTGCCACTGCAGGCCCTGGCCGGGGTACGCCTCAGTGATGCCACGGCCGACGTGCACGTGCAGGGCGGAGCGGCCGGCGACCACCTGCTCCGCCTCGACGGGGTACCCGTCTTCATGCCCCGCCAGACGGTCGGCTTCATCGGGCCGTTCAGCCCGCTGGCGCTGGCACGCATCACCGTGCATCGTGCCGGTTTCGGGGCCGAGGCCGGGAGCCAGACCGCCGGTGTGCTCGAGGCCGAGCACCTGGTCGAATCCGGCGACGGCTTCGAGGCCCAGGTCGATCCGCTCAGCCTGAATGCGCGTCTGTCGCTTCGTACGGGGCCGGAGGAAGCCCCGCGCGTGGCCCTGATGGCCGCCGTACGGGCCGGCCCCTGGGCGGCCTACCAGCCCGCCGCCCTGCGCCGGACGCTCCGCCGCTGGAGCACCCCCGACCCCTTCGTCCTGCTGGCGCCCCTGCGCCGCTATCAGGACATCGACCCCGACTTTTTCCGCGAGACGCTCCTGCTCGATCCCGATCCCGAACCCAGACTGGCCTTCTCCGACCTGCATGCCGCCCTGCGCTGGCACCCGGCGCCGCTGCGGACGCTCTATGCCTCGTTCTACCGGGGACGCAAACGCCTGGCCGGTGACCTCTTTCCCGACGCCGCCCTGCGCAAAAGTTTCGCTCTGGTCAATACGCAGGGACTGGTCACGGTGGAAGACACGTACGACTGGGCAGGTGGCACCGGACAGGTACGCTACGACGCCGTCCTCGGTGGGCCTACGCTGTGGAGTGTACAGGCTCGTGCCGGCCACTACCGCTTCGATCACGACTACCAGTTCTTCGAAGCCCTTGCGCTCGACATCGATGAGGCCCGGGTGCAACTGGGCGGGCCCGCGACGCGCCGGACACGGGACGGCAACCGGGTCACCGAGCTGGGACTGGCCGCCTCCCTCGATCACACCCGCGGCGCCCACCACGTGCAACTGGGCCTCGAAGGAACCGTCACCGACAGCCGCTTCGACCTGCGCCTGGCCAGCGTCGCAGAGGGGACCATGTCGCTCCAGGTACGTCCGGTGCTGGAAGGCAACGCGCCCCTCGACCTGGATTCGACGGCGACCTTTACCATGGTGCACCGGCAGGTACGCCATGCCGCCCGCGCCACCCGGGTGGCCGCCTTCGCCCGGGACCGGATCCGGCTCGGCGCGGCGGTTTCGGTAGAGGCCGGGGTGCGCCTCACCTACCGGCCCGGCCGTCAGACTGTCTACGCCGAGCCCCGCCTGGCGGCCACGTACACCCGGGCGGTCGGTGGCCTCGGGCCGGTCACGGTTCGCCTGGCGGCCGGCCTCTACCGGCAGTTCGTGAGCCAGTTCGACCTGAGCGTGCTCAATGCCGGGGCGCTCCTGTCCACAGCCCGCATCTGGTTGCCGCTCGACGCCTCCGTCCGCCCGCCGAAGGTCTATCACCTCGCCCCGGCCGTCACACTCACGCCCGGGCGCGGCTGGACGGTGCGCCTGGACGGCTACCTGAAGCACCAGCCGCACGGCCTCACGATCAACTACGCTGCCGACCCGGCCGGCCTGCCGGCCGACGGCAAGGGGCCACAGAACGCCTTCCTGACGTCATTCCGGGCCCGGTACTACGGCGGCTCGGTCGCCCTGGAACGCAAGGGCGAACGCCTGCGCGTCCGCGCCGCCTATACGCGCAGCGTCGCCCGGTGGCACAGTGACGACCTCTTCGACGGTCGCCGGGTGTCTTTTCCCTGGAACGAACCCCACCGCCTCGACCTGGGGGTCGACTGGCTGCCGGCCGAGCGGTTCACGCTGAGCCTCCGCGCCTACGGCGTCCGGGGGCAGACCTGGGCGCTCCGCCGGGCCTACTACGACTATTTCGGGCACAGCCCGCGTACCCGCTACCACCCGCCCTACGACCTGGGAGATCCCGATGCCCATCGCCTGCCGGACCGCTACGGCCTCGACCTGGGCGCTGCCTACACCCATCCCCTCGGTCCCGCACGGCTCCAGCTCCGTCTCGACGTGCTCAACCTGCTCAACCGGGCCAACGTGGCCGACCGGCGCCTCGTCTTCGACGGAGACGGCCTGTCGACAGCCCCCCGCCTGTTGCCCCCGCGTTTCGTGGCCTTTGCCGCCCGCGTCTCCTGGTGA